One window of Alkaliphilus metalliredigens QYMF genomic DNA carries:
- the dctP gene encoding C4-dicarboxylate TRAP transporter substrate-binding protein codes for MKKFWTILLVLAMTLTLAACGGNEADAPAGDVDADAPAANGEKKVIMVSTKFVDDEQTAISLKKVVEDINERSEGSLELQLFTGGILPIGKDGMEQIVQGSDWILVDGINFLGDYVPDYNAVTGPFLYQTFDEYLAMTQTDLVQNLNEQLEQDHGVKVLSLDWVFGFRSMMTNKPIQTPDDMNGLNIRVPTSQLYTYTIEAMGGNPVSMPYPDTYAAIQQGVINGVEGSIMTYYGTQQYENVKEYSLTNHLLGVSAVTISPKLWDALTEEQQTIIAEEFQKGMEENLVETIRLEKEYEVLLKEEGVNFHEVDADAFLRAAAPVYTKFDRWTPGIYEELVKELEIIKENLK; via the coding sequence ATGAAAAAGTTTTGGACAATCTTACTAGTACTAGCTATGACTTTAACCTTAGCGGCATGTGGTGGCAACGAAGCTGATGCACCTGCTGGTGATGTGGATGCCGATGCACCAGCCGCTAATGGAGAAAAGAAAGTGATTATGGTAAGTACAAAATTTGTTGATGATGAGCAAACTGCTATATCATTGAAAAAAGTAGTTGAAGATATTAATGAAAGAAGTGAAGGTTCACTAGAATTACAATTGTTTACAGGTGGTATTTTACCAATAGGTAAAGATGGTATGGAACAGATCGTTCAAGGTTCTGACTGGATATTGGTAGATGGTATAAACTTCTTAGGAGACTATGTGCCAGACTATAATGCTGTAACTGGACCATTTTTATACCAAACCTTTGATGAGTACTTGGCTATGACACAAACTGATTTAGTTCAAAATCTTAATGAGCAACTAGAGCAAGATCACGGTGTAAAAGTACTTTCTCTAGACTGGGTATTTGGATTTAGAAGTATGATGACTAACAAACCAATCCAAACTCCAGATGATATGAATGGATTAAATATTAGAGTCCCAACCAGTCAATTATACACATATACCATAGAAGCAATGGGTGGTAACCCTGTTTCAATGCCTTATCCAGATACGTATGCAGCAATTCAACAAGGTGTAATCAATGGAGTAGAAGGTTCTATCATGACTTATTATGGAACGCAACAATATGAAAATGTTAAAGAATACTCTTTAACAAACCATTTACTAGGTGTTTCTGCAGTGACAATTTCACCTAAGCTTTGGGATGCTTTAACTGAAGAACAACAAACAATTATTGCAGAAGAGTTCCAAAAGGGTATGGAAGAAAACTTAGTTGAAACCATTAGATTAGAAAAAGAGTATGAAGTTTTATTAAAAGAAGAAGGCGTGAACTTCCACGAAGTAGATGCTGACGCTTTCCTTAGAGCTGCAGCTCCAGTTTATACAAAGTTTGATAGATGGACTCCAGGTATCTATGAAGAACTAGTAAAAGAATTAGAAATCATAAAAGAAAATTTAAAGTAA
- a CDS encoding NAD(P)/FAD-dependent oxidoreductase yields the protein MYDITVIGAGITGTFIARELSRYQLRVLLVDKENDIANGTTKANSAIVHAGYDATEGTLKAKLNVRGNELYEKVCQELHVPFKRIGSLVLAFNQQEVETVQELFERGIKNGVPQMEILDKESVLKLENNLSEEVVGALYAKTGGIVGPWELAIALAENALENGVELLLNSPVTDMKKIAGGYCITAGDRKIESKIIINCAGIHTDDINNMINSPSFEILPNRGEYNLFDKSVGNVVNSVVFRCPSEAGKGVLIMPTVHGNLLVGPTSEYVENKTSVETTFEGLTFINDHTKHTLKEISFQNVITSFTGLRAKTRTQDFIIEESKESQGFFNVAGIDSPGLTAAPAIAEYVIELVKARIENLEIKQDFNPNTRPNIHFMELPDSEKAKLIEKDPRFGRIICRCENITEGEIVDVIKRKAGATTLDGVKRRARPGSGRCQGGFCAPRVMEILAREQGTDVAEVVKDGLGSYILTGKTK from the coding sequence ATGTATGATATTACAGTCATAGGAGCCGGTATAACGGGGACTTTTATAGCCAGAGAACTTTCAAGATATCAATTAAGGGTGTTACTGGTTGATAAGGAAAATGATATCGCCAATGGAACAACAAAGGCAAACAGTGCCATCGTTCATGCAGGATATGATGCCACAGAAGGAACATTAAAAGCTAAGTTAAATGTAAGAGGAAATGAACTCTATGAAAAGGTATGTCAGGAGTTACATGTTCCATTTAAAAGAATAGGATCTTTAGTTTTAGCCTTTAATCAACAGGAGGTGGAAACTGTACAAGAATTATTTGAAAGAGGCATCAAAAATGGTGTTCCTCAAATGGAAATATTAGATAAAGAAAGTGTTTTAAAGCTTGAGAACAATTTAAGTGAAGAGGTAGTGGGTGCACTCTATGCCAAAACAGGTGGAATCGTTGGACCATGGGAATTAGCCATTGCATTAGCAGAAAATGCATTGGAAAATGGGGTAGAGTTGCTACTTAATAGTCCAGTAACTGATATGAAAAAAATAGCAGGGGGTTACTGTATTACAGCTGGGGATAGAAAGATAGAAAGTAAAATCATTATAAATTGTGCGGGAATTCATACTGATGATATTAATAATATGATAAATAGCCCAAGCTTCGAGATCTTACCTAATCGAGGTGAATACAATTTATTTGATAAATCAGTAGGAAACGTAGTGAATAGCGTGGTTTTTAGATGCCCTTCGGAAGCTGGTAAGGGAGTATTGATTATGCCTACAGTTCATGGCAACTTACTGGTTGGTCCAACATCAGAATATGTAGAGAATAAAACTAGCGTTGAGACGACCTTTGAGGGACTCACTTTTATTAATGACCATACGAAACATACATTGAAGGAAATAAGCTTCCAAAATGTGATTACTTCCTTTACGGGATTAAGGGCAAAGACCAGGACCCAGGATTTTATTATTGAAGAATCAAAGGAATCTCAAGGATTCTTTAATGTAGCAGGGATTGACTCTCCAGGCTTGACAGCTGCTCCTGCCATCGCGGAGTATGTCATAGAATTAGTAAAAGCAAGAATAGAGAATCTAGAAATTAAACAAGATTTCAATCCAAATACAAGACCCAATATTCACTTTATGGAGTTGCCTGATAGTGAGAAAGCAAAGCTTATTGAAAAGGACCCTAGATTCGGAAGAATCATTTGCCGTTGTGAAAACATTACTGAAGGAGAAATTGTAGATGTGATTAAAAGAAAGGCAGGAGCAACAACATTAGATGGAGTAAAGAGGAGAGCGAGACCAGGTTCAGGAAGATGTCAGGGTGGATTCTGTGCTCCCAGGGTCATGGAAATTCTTGCGAGAGAGCAAGGGACTGACGTTGCAGAGGTTGTAAAGGATGGTCTCGGTTCTTATATATTAACAGGAAAAACCAAGTAG
- a CDS encoding TRAP transporter small permease — protein MNNLLKRFGKDFELYVGSFFLSITSIIVIMNVFTRYFLRFTYNWAEEVAVGAFVWTIFLGFASSYRSKNLIGVEVLMKLLPKKGRTVVEFFTAMMVTILSSIMFYFSYKYVAGSTKITAALELSYSYIYISMIIAFALITLYSIYFLVQSFKKIFSDENVEN, from the coding sequence ATGAATAATTTGTTGAAAAGATTTGGAAAAGATTTTGAACTTTATGTAGGGAGCTTTTTCTTATCGATAACCTCAATTATCGTAATTATGAACGTATTTACTAGATACTTTTTACGGTTTACATATAACTGGGCAGAAGAGGTTGCTGTAGGGGCATTTGTCTGGACTATATTCTTAGGTTTTGCTAGTTCTTATAGAAGTAAGAATCTCATAGGTGTAGAAGTGTTAATGAAGTTGTTACCTAAAAAGGGAAGAACTGTAGTGGAATTTTTCACTGCTATGATGGTAACTATTTTATCTAGTATTATGTTTTACTTTAGTTATAAGTATGTAGCGGGATCTACAAAGATTACTGCAGCCTTAGAGCTGTCTTATTCATATATATATATATCCATGATCATTGCTTTTGCCCTTATAACCCTATATTCAATTTATTTTTTAGTACAAAGTTTCAAAAAAATATTTTCAGATGAAAATGTTGAAAACTAG
- a CDS encoding HAD-IIA family hydrolase, whose product MDILKEKTVYLLDMDGTIYLGDELIDGSKEFLETIKKQGKRYIFLTNNSSKSKETYVEKLNNLGIQASQEEVFTSGEATTMYLKKEKEGANIYLLGTKALEEEFKREGFILEKERHKNIDYVVLAFDTTLTYEKLWAACEYISEGVEYIATHPDFNCPLPNDKFMPDAGAMAALIEASTGKTPKVIGKPNKEVVESIASKYGLKKEDMVMVGDRLYTDIKTGKNAGIASVLVYSGETKEEDYRKSETRADYVFNSVKEMIDLL is encoded by the coding sequence TTGGATATTCTAAAAGAGAAAACTGTATATCTATTAGATATGGATGGAACGATCTATCTTGGAGATGAATTAATTGATGGCTCAAAAGAATTTCTTGAAACGATAAAAAAGCAGGGGAAAAGATATATCTTCCTTACAAATAATTCGTCAAAAAGCAAAGAAACATATGTAGAAAAGCTAAATAATTTAGGCATACAAGCTTCACAAGAAGAAGTATTTACTTCAGGAGAGGCTACGACGATGTACTTGAAAAAAGAAAAAGAAGGCGCTAATATTTATTTACTAGGAACGAAGGCTTTAGAAGAAGAGTTTAAAAGAGAAGGATTCATTTTAGAAAAAGAAAGACATAAAAACATAGATTATGTCGTATTAGCTTTTGATACCACATTAACTTATGAAAAATTATGGGCAGCATGTGAATATATATCTGAAGGGGTAGAGTACATAGCCACACATCCAGACTTTAACTGTCCTTTGCCTAATGATAAGTTCATGCCAGATGCAGGTGCAATGGCTGCATTAATAGAAGCTTCTACTGGAAAGACGCCAAAAGTAATCGGTAAACCCAATAAAGAAGTGGTAGAAAGCATTGCCTCGAAATATGGTTTAAAGAAAGAAGATATGGTAATGGTAGGAGATCGACTATATACAGATATTAAGACTGGAAAAAATGCAGGCATAGCCTCTGTATTAGTTTATTCTGGTGAAACGAAAGAAGAAGATTATAGAAAAAGTGAAACCAGAGCAGATTATGTGTTTAACTCTGTAAAAGAGATGATAGACTTATTATAA
- a CDS encoding TRAP transporter large permease: MEALYPVIVLFILFFLNIPVAFALMGSSLFYFIFINTSMPMEMIIQQFVTSVESFPYLAVPFFIMVGSVMNHSGISEALMDFADVLVGHTKGGLAQVNVLLSALMGGISGSANADAAMQSKILVPEMVKKGFSKPFSAAITAASSAISPVIPPGTNLILYALIANVPVGNMFLAAYMPGILMATALMITVHIISVKRNYKSSRDKMPSFSEIFKQLRKSIWALFIPFGIIMGMRFGMFTPTEAGGIAVLFSILVGFFVYKRLKLKHMLPILMDTVKGTGAVMIIIASARVFGYYLTLERIPQMITETLVGMTDSAFVLLMVINILLLFVGMFIEGGAALVILAPLLVPAVRIFGVDPVHFGIIFIVNIMIGGLTPPFGSMMFTVCSIVDVKLEDFIKEVWPFLIALVVVLILVTYSQGIALFTLNLFG; this comes from the coding sequence ATGGAAGCTCTTTATCCAGTTATCGTGCTATTTATTTTGTTTTTTCTAAATATACCAGTGGCATTTGCTTTGATGGGTTCTTCACTATTTTATTTTATATTCATTAATACTTCTATGCCTATGGAAATGATCATTCAACAGTTTGTCACATCAGTAGAATCTTTTCCGTATTTAGCAGTGCCATTCTTTATTATGGTAGGTTCTGTAATGAATCATTCGGGAATAAGTGAAGCATTAATGGACTTTGCGGACGTTTTAGTAGGACATACTAAGGGTGGATTAGCTCAAGTTAATGTATTACTAAGTGCATTAATGGGTGGTATTTCAGGGTCTGCAAACGCAGATGCAGCTATGCAATCTAAAATATTAGTCCCTGAAATGGTGAAAAAAGGTTTCTCAAAACCATTTTCAGCTGCAATCACTGCTGCCTCATCGGCAATAAGTCCGGTAATTCCACCAGGAACAAATCTGATTCTGTATGCATTGATTGCAAATGTTCCAGTAGGCAATATGTTCTTAGCTGCATATATGCCAGGTATATTGATGGCTACGGCTTTAATGATAACTGTTCATATTATTTCAGTAAAAAGAAATTATAAATCCAGTAGAGATAAAATGCCATCTTTTTCAGAAATTTTTAAGCAATTAAGAAAATCAATTTGGGCACTGTTTATTCCTTTTGGAATCATTATGGGAATGCGATTTGGTATGTTCACTCCTACGGAAGCAGGAGGAATCGCAGTATTGTTTTCTATACTGGTAGGGTTTTTCGTGTATAAAAGATTAAAATTAAAACATATGCTGCCAATATTAATGGATACAGTAAAGGGTACTGGTGCAGTTATGATTATCATCGCAAGTGCTAGGGTATTTGGTTATTATCTTACATTAGAAAGAATTCCACAAATGATAACTGAAACACTTGTGGGTATGACAGATAGTGCTTTTGTATTATTAATGGTAATAAACATACTGTTATTATTTGTAGGAATGTTCATTGAAGGCGGAGCAGCATTAGTCATATTAGCCCCGTTGTTAGTACCGGCAGTTAGAATATTTGGTGTAGATCCTGTACATTTTGGAATTATATTTATTGTAAATATAATGATTGGTGGATTAACCCCACCATTTGGATCGATGATGTTTACCGTTTGCTCTATTGTAGATGTTAAATTAGAAGACTTCATAAAAGAAGTGTGGCCTTTCCTAATCGCATTAGTCGTCGTACTAATACTAGTGACTTATTCTCAAGGTATCGCATTATTTACGCTAAACTTATTTGGATAA